From Streptomyces griseorubiginosus, one genomic window encodes:
- the denD gene encoding D-erythronate dehydrogenase, translating into MRIVVTGASGFLGRLLVRALLRAGTFAGRPVGRLVLVDRVAWPEAVGGAPVQVVEGELGEHLDTVFAQPVDVVFHLAAAVSAECEADFDLGMRANVDVTRALLEAARAQSRSGGPVARLLFAGSIAVYGSHPDLPLPPAVSETTLPVPRSSYGTQKLMCEHLIADCTRRGFVDGRVARLMTVAVRPGRPNAAASGFLSGIVREPLAGLPAVCPVDPALTVALSSPRRTVAGILRVAEAQRGTGPGRLEGPLPVNLPGLTVSVAEMLATLRQVAGDTVADRVSLAPDPAVEAIVGSWPAVFDHRRATALGLDPDPSFLSVLQDYMADHPDAVP; encoded by the coding sequence ATGAGGATCGTCGTGACGGGTGCGTCCGGGTTTCTCGGGCGGCTGCTGGTCCGCGCACTGCTGCGGGCGGGGACCTTCGCGGGCAGGCCGGTCGGCCGGTTGGTCCTGGTCGACCGCGTTGCCTGGCCCGAGGCGGTGGGCGGGGCGCCGGTGCAGGTGGTGGAGGGGGAGCTGGGTGAGCACCTGGACACGGTGTTCGCCCAGCCGGTGGACGTGGTGTTCCATCTCGCCGCCGCGGTGTCGGCCGAGTGCGAGGCCGACTTCGACCTCGGGATGCGCGCCAACGTGGACGTCACCCGCGCGCTGCTGGAGGCGGCACGGGCGCAGTCCCGCTCGGGCGGACCGGTGGCGCGGCTGCTGTTCGCCGGCAGCATTGCCGTCTACGGCTCCCATCCGGACCTGCCCCTGCCACCGGCGGTCAGCGAGACGACACTGCCGGTGCCGCGGTCGAGTTACGGCACCCAGAAGCTGATGTGCGAGCACCTGATCGCGGACTGCACCCGCCGCGGCTTCGTCGACGGGCGGGTCGCGCGGCTGATGACGGTGGCGGTACGGCCGGGCAGGCCCAACGCGGCCGCCTCCGGCTTCCTGTCCGGCATCGTGCGCGAGCCGCTCGCGGGACTGCCCGCCGTCTGCCCGGTGGACCCCGCCCTGACCGTGGCCCTCTCCTCACCCCGGCGTACCGTCGCGGGCATCCTCCGGGTCGCCGAGGCGCAACGCGGCACCGGACCGGGGCGCCTCGAGGGCCCGCTGCCGGTCAACCTTCCCGGACTGACCGTCTCGGTCGCCGAGATGCTCGCCACCCTGCGGCAGGTGGCCGGTGACACCGTCGCCGACCGGGTCAGCCTCGCGCCCGACCCGGCCGTCGAGGCGATCGTCGGCTCCTGGCCGGCCGTCTTCGACCACCGGCGCGCCACCGCACTGGGCCTGGACCCCGACCCGAGCTTCCTCTCGGTACTCCAGGACTACATGGCGGACCACCCCGACGCGGTCCCCTGA
- a CDS encoding NAD(P)/FAD-dependent oxidoreductase, whose amino-acid sequence MSAARPGRDRRAVLLPPPPGASRVGGRSRSTAVVGGGIAGIAAATALAERGVRVTLYEREPYLGGRVGGWSTELYDGSSATMSRGFHAFFRQYYNLRALLRRTDPLLGRLTGLPDYPLVHRDGLHDSFRRVPRTPPLSALGFVALSPSFRWRDLARMNPVAALPLLDVSVPEVYAELDGVSADDFLHSLRFPAAARHLAFEVFSRSFFADPRELSAAEMVLMFHIYFLGSSEGLLFDVPVDPFPTALWDPLAENLSRHGADLRPSTPVESVTPTADGTFTVATDREELPYDSVVLALDTGGLRSLVGRSPRLGDPAWRERISRLRTAPPFLVSRLWLDRPVAPDRPGFLGTAGYGSLDNVSVLERWEREAAAWSTRTGGSVVELHGYALPEHTDPDTEARHLIARLHDVYPETRDARILDARHEWRRDCPLFPVGGYADRPGVRTPQQGLVLAGDLVRTDLPVALMERAATSGFLAANALLQSWAVRGHPVWTVPDGSRGRVLGALASVRRGKNGTAVTALRPTARRVTGG is encoded by the coding sequence GTGAGCGCCGCCCGCCCCGGGCGGGACCGCCGCGCCGTCCTGCTGCCCCCGCCGCCCGGAGCGAGCCGGGTCGGCGGCCGCTCGCGCAGCACCGCCGTCGTGGGCGGCGGCATCGCGGGCATCGCCGCCGCCACGGCACTCGCCGAACGGGGTGTGCGGGTCACGCTCTACGAGCGCGAGCCCTACCTGGGCGGCCGCGTGGGCGGCTGGAGCACCGAGCTGTACGACGGCTCGAGCGCGACGATGAGCCGCGGCTTCCACGCGTTCTTCCGTCAGTACTACAACCTGCGCGCCCTGCTCCGCCGTACCGATCCCCTCCTGGGACGCCTCACCGGCCTGCCCGACTATCCGCTCGTGCACCGCGACGGGCTGCACGACAGCTTCCGCAGAGTGCCGCGCACGCCACCGCTGAGCGCACTGGGCTTCGTGGCACTGAGCCCGTCCTTCCGCTGGCGGGACCTGGCACGGATGAACCCCGTCGCCGCCCTGCCGCTTCTCGACGTCAGCGTCCCCGAGGTCTACGCCGAACTGGACGGGGTGAGCGCCGACGACTTCCTGCACTCGCTGCGCTTCCCGGCCGCCGCCCGCCACCTGGCCTTCGAGGTCTTCTCCCGCAGCTTCTTCGCCGACCCCCGCGAGCTCTCGGCCGCCGAGATGGTCCTGATGTTCCACATCTACTTCCTCGGCAGCTCCGAGGGGCTCCTCTTCGACGTCCCCGTAGACCCCTTCCCGACCGCCCTGTGGGACCCCCTCGCCGAGAACCTGTCCCGCCACGGCGCCGACCTGCGCCCGTCCACCCCCGTCGAGAGCGTCACGCCCACCGCCGACGGCACCTTCACCGTCGCCACCGACCGGGAGGAGCTGCCGTACGACAGCGTCGTCCTGGCCCTCGACACGGGCGGGCTGCGCTCCCTGGTCGGCCGCTCGCCCCGGCTCGGGGACCCGGCCTGGCGTGAACGGATCTCCCGCCTGCGCACCGCCCCGCCCTTCCTCGTCTCCCGCCTCTGGCTCGACCGCCCCGTCGCCCCCGACCGGCCCGGGTTCCTGGGCACGGCCGGGTACGGCTCGCTGGACAACGTCAGCGTCCTGGAGCGGTGGGAGCGGGAGGCCGCTGCCTGGTCCACCCGCACCGGCGGCTCGGTGGTCGAACTCCACGGCTACGCGCTGCCGGAGCACACCGACCCCGACACCGAGGCCCGGCACCTGATCGCACGCCTCCACGACGTCTACCCCGAGACCCGCGACGCGCGGATCCTCGACGCACGCCACGAATGGCGCCGGGACTGCCCCCTGTTCCCCGTCGGCGGCTACGCGGACCGCCCCGGCGTGCGGACACCGCAACAGGGCCTGGTGCTCGCCGGTGACCTGGTGCGCACGGACCTCCCGGTGGCTCTGATGGAACGCGCCGCCACCAGCGGCTTCCTCGCGGCGAACGCCCTGCTGCAATCGTGGGCGGTACGAGGTCACCCCGTGTGGACCGTCCCCGACGGCAGCCGCGGCCGGGTCCTGGGAGCCCTGGCGTCGGTCCGGCGCGGGAAGAACGGCACGGCCGTCACCGCGTTGCGTCCGACGGCCCGCCGCGTCACAGGCGGATGA
- a CDS encoding RNA polymerase sigma factor: protein MTTAQRTGADLDDGVDDSALVDGFLSGDEACLTVVHRRWGPLVHALARRSLGDAREAEDVTQLVFLAAWRGRAGFAPDRGTLPGWLTGIARRKIADALAARTRRSELVAAAGAQLLLRAEDEAVLPETAIDRVLLADEMAHLPPPQRRVLNLAFYDDLTQTQIAELTGWPLGTVKSHARRGLRRLAGRLGADDPAECAA, encoded by the coding sequence ATGACGACCGCACAGCGAACCGGCGCGGACCTCGACGACGGCGTCGACGACAGCGCGCTCGTGGACGGGTTCCTCAGCGGGGACGAGGCATGCCTCACGGTCGTGCACCGCCGTTGGGGCCCGCTCGTGCACGCCCTCGCCCGGCGCTCGCTGGGGGACGCCAGAGAGGCCGAGGACGTCACCCAGCTGGTGTTCCTCGCCGCGTGGCGGGGCCGGGCCGGATTCGCCCCGGATCGCGGCACCCTGCCCGGCTGGCTCACCGGCATCGCCCGGCGCAAGATCGCCGACGCACTCGCGGCCCGCACCCGCCGTTCCGAACTCGTCGCAGCCGCCGGCGCCCAGCTGCTGCTGCGGGCCGAGGACGAGGCGGTACTGCCGGAGACGGCCATAGACCGGGTCCTGCTCGCCGACGAGATGGCCCACCTGCCGCCCCCGCAGCGCCGGGTGCTCAACCTCGCCTTCTACGACGACCTCACCCAGACCCAGATCGCCGAGCTCACCGGCTGGCCCCTGGGGACGGTCAAGAGCCACGCCCGCCGCGGCCTGCGCCGCCTCGCCGGCCGGCTGGGCGCGGACGATCCGGCCGAGTGCGCCGCGTGA
- a CDS encoding phytoene/squalene synthase family protein encodes MTDRELDAAGVTDPALRQSYTRCRTLNARHGKTYFLATRLLPPARRPAVHALYGFARWADDIVDTLDGTTTAAERADRLTRLQHELESGLRTGDSAEPVVRALADTARRYAIDHRHFTDFMAAMRADLDITGYATYADLRTYTYGSAEVIGLQMLPVLGTVVPREEAAPHAAALGVAFQLTNFLRDVGEDLDRGRVYLPADLLAAHGVDRRLLRWSRDTGRPDRRITAALREFEQLTRGIYREAEPGLAMLAPVSRPCIRTAFVLYGGILDAVAADGYRSVQRRAVVPRRRRAVVALDGLVRVGTARLRHRSAGVPPVSGVPAETSPSTRRVA; translated from the coding sequence ATGACCGACCGTGAGCTCGACGCGGCCGGCGTCACCGATCCGGCGCTGCGGCAGTCGTACACCCGGTGCCGGACGCTGAACGCCCGGCACGGCAAGACGTACTTCCTCGCCACCCGCCTGCTGCCGCCGGCACGGCGGCCGGCCGTGCACGCGTTGTACGGGTTCGCCCGCTGGGCCGACGACATCGTCGACACGCTCGACGGTACGACCACCGCCGCCGAGCGCGCCGACCGGCTGACCCGTCTCCAGCACGAGCTGGAGTCGGGACTGCGCACGGGCGACAGCGCCGAACCCGTCGTCCGCGCCCTGGCCGACACCGCGCGGCGCTACGCCATCGACCACCGCCACTTCACCGACTTCATGGCCGCGATGCGCGCCGACCTCGACATCACGGGCTATGCCACGTACGCCGATCTGCGCACCTACACCTACGGCTCGGCGGAGGTGATCGGGTTGCAGATGCTCCCGGTGCTCGGCACGGTCGTCCCGCGCGAGGAGGCGGCACCGCACGCGGCGGCCCTCGGTGTGGCGTTCCAGCTGACCAACTTCCTCCGGGACGTGGGCGAGGACCTCGACCGCGGCCGTGTCTATCTGCCCGCCGACCTGCTGGCCGCGCACGGCGTCGACCGGCGGCTGCTGCGCTGGAGCCGGGACACCGGACGGCCCGACCGCCGGATCACCGCGGCGCTGCGGGAGTTCGAGCAGCTGACCCGCGGGATCTACCGCGAGGCCGAGCCGGGCCTGGCCATGCTCGCCCCGGTCTCCCGCCCGTGCATCCGCACCGCCTTCGTCCTGTACGGCGGCATCCTGGACGCGGTCGCCGCCGACGGGTACCGCTCGGTGCAACGCCGAGCCGTGGTCCCGCGGCGCCGCCGTGCCGTCGTGGCCCTGGACGGCCTGGTCCGGGTCGGCACTGCGCGGCTGCGGCACAGGTCGGCCGGAGTACCACCGGTGTCCGGTGTGCCGGCCGAGACGTCCCCGTCCACGCGGAGGGTCGCATGA
- a CDS encoding DUF5914 domain-containing protein — MTSRRHTQRRRYPLSLRRRPVRWEEQRPTWRQARPALIAEALKRAQARPSGNWYVVGAARDVRGDRPLSATVAGQEVVVWRTADGKLAGGPGICPHLGAPLADSPVRCGTLVCHWHGLALDGGPFAGWEPLPLYDDGVLVWVRLDPVGGEPPTPAPVVPARPELSRSVAAVYSVVGICEPEDVVANRLDPWHGAWFHPYSFVDLTVVDTPGAQGADEEGAGEDGFTVDVSFKVAGRLVVPVRAVFTTPDPRTVLMRITEGEGLGSVVETHVTPLGPDASGRPRTAVVEAVVAASERPGFAAARALRPVLRRVMTAGAARLWRDDLAYAERRWLLRSTGRFPG; from the coding sequence ATGACATCCCGTCGGCACACGCAACGCAGGCGCTACCCGCTGTCCCTGCGGCGCCGCCCGGTGCGGTGGGAGGAACAGCGGCCGACCTGGCGGCAGGCCCGGCCCGCCCTGATCGCCGAGGCACTGAAGCGGGCCCAGGCGCGCCCGTCCGGCAACTGGTACGTCGTCGGCGCCGCACGGGACGTACGCGGCGACCGGCCGCTGTCGGCGACGGTGGCCGGGCAGGAAGTGGTCGTCTGGCGCACCGCCGACGGCAAGCTCGCGGGAGGCCCCGGCATCTGCCCGCATCTGGGAGCGCCGCTCGCCGACAGCCCGGTGCGCTGCGGCACCCTGGTCTGCCACTGGCACGGACTGGCCCTGGACGGCGGCCCGTTCGCCGGCTGGGAGCCGCTGCCGCTGTACGACGACGGGGTGCTGGTCTGGGTGCGGCTGGACCCGGTGGGCGGTGAACCGCCGACGCCGGCACCGGTCGTGCCCGCCCGGCCGGAGCTGTCGCGCTCCGTCGCCGCCGTGTACTCCGTGGTCGGGATCTGCGAGCCGGAGGACGTCGTGGCCAACCGCCTCGACCCCTGGCACGGGGCCTGGTTCCACCCGTACTCCTTCGTCGACCTGACCGTGGTGGACACGCCCGGCGCGCAGGGCGCGGACGAAGAGGGGGCGGGCGAGGACGGGTTCACCGTCGACGTCTCGTTCAAGGTGGCCGGGCGGCTGGTCGTGCCGGTGCGGGCGGTCTTCACCACGCCCGATCCCCGGACGGTCCTCATGCGCATCACCGAGGGCGAGGGCCTGGGTTCGGTGGTCGAGACGCATGTGACTCCGCTCGGCCCGGACGCCTCGGGCCGGCCGCGCACCGCCGTGGTGGAGGCGGTCGTGGCCGCCTCCGAGCGCCCCGGTTTCGCGGCGGCCCGCGCCCTGCGCCCGGTCCTGCGCCGCGTGATGACGGCGGGAGCGGCACGGCTGTGGCGCGACGACCTGGCGTACGCGGAACGCCGCTGGCTGCTGCGGTCCACGGGCCGCTTCCCGGGGTGA
- a CDS encoding methyltransferase domain-containing protein — translation MTLLRDADLAAAFDHAAHSYDALVAANPGYHAHLRRSARRLGLPHPGTGLRVLDLGCGTGASTAALARVLPGADITAVDASSGMLDRARAKPWPGGVRFVCAPAEGLAAAGVTGPFDAVFAAYLFRNVADPDAVLDAVHDLLAPHGRLAVHEYTLSGHPLHRAVWTAVSRGLVLPVATALGDGDLYRHLCRSVVDFDTVDRFTDRVRARGFDQVRALPLPGWQTGITHTVVARRATPPARGAR, via the coding sequence ATGACCCTGCTGCGTGACGCAGACCTGGCCGCCGCCTTCGACCACGCGGCGCACAGTTACGACGCACTCGTGGCCGCCAACCCCGGCTACCACGCCCATCTGCGCCGCTCGGCCCGCCGACTCGGGCTCCCGCACCCGGGGACGGGCCTGCGCGTCCTGGACCTCGGTTGCGGGACCGGCGCCTCCACCGCCGCGCTCGCCCGGGTGCTGCCCGGCGCCGACATCACGGCCGTGGACGCCTCCTCCGGCATGCTGGACCGCGCCAGGGCCAAGCCGTGGCCCGGCGGGGTCAGGTTCGTGTGCGCTCCCGCCGAGGGCCTCGCGGCGGCGGGTGTCACCGGGCCCTTCGACGCGGTGTTCGCCGCCTACCTCTTCCGCAACGTCGCCGACCCGGACGCCGTCCTGGACGCCGTCCACGACCTGCTGGCCCCGCACGGCCGGCTCGCCGTGCACGAGTACACCCTCAGCGGCCACCCGCTCCACCGCGCCGTGTGGACGGCCGTGAGCCGGGGACTGGTGCTGCCCGTCGCCACCGCCCTCGGGGACGGCGACCTCTACCGCCATCTGTGCCGCAGTGTCGTCGACTTCGACACCGTCGACCGGTTCACGGACCGCGTCCGCGCCCGGGGGTTCGACCAGGTGCGGGCCCTGCCGCTGCCCGGCTGGCAGACCGGCATCACCCACACCGTCGTCGCCCGCCGCGCCACCCCGCCCGCCCGGGGCGCACGGTGA
- a CDS encoding polyprenyl synthetase family protein, with protein sequence MSSTVAKDHRADRHPCADPDAEHVSPAPARRAAGERDHGRDDGVRATPPATRPAYGDDPRAVDADVTGAVRTVLGDLLAGQVAAAEAVDPLFGADLATRVARFTQGGGKLGRSRFVWWALRACGGAEPWQTHAALRIGAALELIQTCALVHDDVMDGARSRRGRPALHVDVAQQYADGPHGARLGEASAILAGDLALAWADDVIADTELPRATARRVRELWRAMRTEMVAGQYLDVQGEATAERSLARAVRAACLKSALYSVERPLALGAALAGAAPDATRALCSAGRCVGLAFQLRDDLLDVFGDPRETGKPAGGDVRSGKPTYLAAVARARAEASGDRRALDVLHRTLGHADASQAQLAAVRALFVATGACDTVEEKIRRLTAQGLRHLNSAVLEPEPASRLEAMLRSATGVPGSTASDVVDVSSRLAARDGDTAPPPPGGAEPAPPPGDTAASDDETGTAVTATERSAR encoded by the coding sequence ATGAGCTCCACCGTGGCGAAGGATCACCGCGCGGACCGACATCCGTGCGCGGACCCGGACGCCGAACACGTCTCCCCCGCTCCGGCGCGGCGGGCGGCCGGAGAGCGGGACCACGGCCGCGACGACGGGGTGCGCGCAACGCCGCCCGCGACGCGCCCGGCGTACGGGGACGACCCGCGCGCCGTGGACGCGGACGTCACCGGCGCGGTGCGCACGGTGCTCGGCGACCTGCTCGCCGGGCAGGTGGCCGCGGCGGAGGCCGTGGACCCGCTCTTCGGCGCGGACCTGGCCACCCGGGTCGCCCGCTTCACCCAGGGCGGCGGCAAGCTCGGCCGCTCCCGCTTCGTGTGGTGGGCGCTGCGGGCCTGCGGTGGCGCCGAGCCCTGGCAGACCCACGCGGCGCTGCGGATCGGAGCGGCGCTGGAGCTGATCCAGACCTGCGCCCTGGTCCACGACGACGTGATGGACGGCGCGCGCTCGCGCCGCGGGCGGCCGGCGCTGCACGTCGACGTGGCGCAGCAGTACGCCGACGGGCCGCACGGCGCGCGCCTCGGGGAGGCTTCGGCGATCCTCGCCGGTGACCTGGCCCTGGCCTGGGCGGACGACGTCATCGCGGACACGGAACTGCCGCGGGCCACGGCACGGCGGGTACGGGAGCTGTGGCGGGCCATGCGGACGGAGATGGTGGCCGGGCAGTACCTGGACGTGCAGGGTGAGGCCACCGCGGAACGGTCGCTGGCCCGGGCCGTCCGGGCGGCCTGTCTCAAGAGCGCCCTGTACTCCGTGGAGCGCCCGCTCGCGCTGGGGGCGGCTCTCGCCGGGGCCGCTCCCGACGCCACCCGGGCCCTGTGCTCGGCGGGCCGCTGCGTGGGGCTGGCGTTCCAGCTGCGGGACGACCTCCTCGACGTCTTCGGGGACCCGCGCGAGACCGGCAAGCCCGCCGGCGGTGACGTCCGCAGCGGCAAGCCCACCTACCTGGCCGCCGTGGCCCGCGCACGGGCCGAGGCCTCCGGTGACCGGCGTGCCCTCGACGTCCTGCACCGCACGCTCGGCCACGCGGACGCCTCCCAGGCCCAACTCGCCGCGGTGCGCGCCCTGTTCGTGGCGACCGGCGCGTGCGACACCGTGGAGGAGAAGATCCGCAGGCTGACGGCCCAGGGGCTCCGCCACCTGAACTCGGCGGTGCTCGAACCCGAGCCCGCGAGCCGTTTGGAGGCCATGCTGCGCTCCGCGACCGGCGTCCCCGGCAGCACGGCCTCCGACGTCGTGGACGTGTCCTCGAGACTCGCGGCCCGCGACGGGGACACCGCGCCCCCGCCGCCAGGGGGCGCAGAGCCCGCCCCACCGCCAGGAGACACCGCGGCTTCCGACGACGAAACCGGCACCGCGGTCACCGCAACCGAGAGGTCCGCCCGATGA
- a CDS encoding lycopene cyclase family protein: MHEADVAIVGAGAAGLSLAHRLTRPAPGTRRLSVVLLDAPPGPLRPPRRTWCFWESGRGPYDAAVTRSWRHLRVHRPTGEPIEHDISPLRYKMIRSDDFEALIEHDLADSGQVRRVEAAVESIESLPEGACVHARTADGHPDAVRARWVFDSRPLGSLPAARTTLLQHFHGWFVRTDHRAFDPDRVEFMDLRTPQPAQGLSFGYVLPTGPGQALVEYTEFSPAVLSADAYDEALRHYTGSVLGLDDFEVTGTETGVIPMTDARFARRTAASVFRIGAAGGATRPATGYTFAGVQRQTAAVAAALRQGRRPVPPLPHSARARAMDAVLLHALDSGLVNGADFFSRLFASVPLPRLLRFLDGGTRLHEELAIGLRTPVLPMLRAATRVPRLPPRPFPGP; this comes from the coding sequence GTGCACGAGGCCGACGTCGCCATCGTCGGAGCGGGGGCCGCGGGACTGTCCCTCGCCCACCGTCTCACCCGGCCCGCCCCCGGTACCCGGCGCCTGTCCGTCGTCCTGCTGGACGCCCCGCCCGGACCCCTGCGCCCGCCCCGGCGCACCTGGTGCTTCTGGGAGAGCGGCCGCGGACCCTACGACGCCGCGGTCACCCGGTCCTGGCGGCACCTGCGGGTGCACCGGCCCACGGGGGAGCCGATCGAGCACGACATCTCCCCCCTGCGCTACAAGATGATCCGCTCGGACGACTTCGAGGCACTGATCGAGCACGACCTCGCGGACAGCGGCCAGGTGCGACGCGTCGAGGCGGCGGTCGAGAGCATCGAGTCACTCCCCGAGGGCGCGTGTGTCCACGCCCGTACGGCCGACGGGCACCCCGACGCCGTACGCGCGCGCTGGGTGTTCGACTCCCGGCCGCTGGGCAGCCTGCCGGCCGCCCGCACCACCCTGCTCCAGCACTTCCACGGCTGGTTCGTCCGCACCGACCACCGCGCCTTCGACCCGGACCGCGTCGAGTTCATGGACCTGCGCACCCCCCAGCCCGCGCAGGGCCTCTCCTTCGGGTACGTCCTGCCCACCGGCCCGGGGCAGGCCCTGGTCGAGTACACGGAGTTCTCCCCGGCGGTCCTGTCCGCCGACGCGTACGACGAGGCACTGCGGCACTACACCGGCAGCGTGCTCGGTCTGGACGACTTCGAGGTGACCGGCACCGAGACGGGCGTCATCCCGATGACCGACGCGCGGTTCGCGCGCCGGACCGCCGCGTCCGTCTTCCGGATCGGGGCGGCCGGTGGCGCCACCCGCCCCGCGACCGGCTACACCTTCGCCGGTGTGCAGCGCCAGACCGCGGCCGTCGCGGCGGCCCTGCGCCAGGGCCGGCGTCCCGTGCCGCCGCTGCCCCACTCGGCCCGCGCCCGCGCCATGGACGCCGTCCTGCTGCACGCCCTCGACAGCGGCCTGGTCAACGGCGCGGACTTCTTCTCCCGCCTGTTCGCCAGCGTCCCCCTGCCCCGCCTCCTGCGCTTCCTGGACGGCGGGACCCGCCTGCACGAAGAACTCGCCATCGGCCTGCGCACCCCCGTACTGCCCATGCTGCGCGCCGCCACGCGCGTACCCCGGCTCCCGCCCCGCCCCTTCCCCGGCCCCTGA
- the crtI gene encoding phytoene desaturase family protein yields the protein MTRTVPGRTDHVVVVGAGLSGLAAALHLLGAGRRVTVVEREALPGGRAGRVVRGGYHLDTGPTVLTMPHLADEAFAAVGDSLRARVDLLPLHPAYRARFADGSTLDVHTGAEAMEAEIERFAGAREADGYRRLRTWLEKLYRVQMRRFIDADFDSPLKLLHPDLARLAALGGFGRLDARIGRFLSDERLRRVFSFQSLYAGVAPERALAAYAVIAYMDTVAGVHFPRGGMHALPRAMADAAADAGAELRFGETVTRLERSGERITAVVTDSGRIACDAVVLTPDLPVTYRLLGRAPRRPVGLRFSPSAVILHIGTDRTWPWLAHHTLSFGTAWRRTFSELTETGRLMSDPSLLITRPTTTDPGLAPPGHHLHYVLAPCPNTALGPGAAEWRELAPRYRDSLLTELQRRGLDGIADAIEEECLVTPADWQAQGHAAGSPFSAAHTFAQTGPFRPRNVVRGTVNAVLAGCGTTPGVGVPTVLLSGKLAAARITGGARAGRARPAVRESRERRPA from the coding sequence ATGACCCGTACCGTTCCCGGCCGCACCGACCACGTCGTGGTCGTCGGTGCGGGGCTGTCCGGACTCGCCGCCGCCCTGCATCTGCTCGGCGCCGGGCGCCGGGTGACCGTGGTGGAGCGCGAGGCGCTGCCCGGCGGCCGCGCCGGGCGCGTGGTCCGCGGCGGCTACCACCTCGACACCGGGCCCACCGTGCTGACGATGCCGCACCTCGCCGACGAGGCGTTCGCCGCCGTGGGCGACAGCCTGCGCGCACGGGTGGACCTCCTGCCGCTGCACCCGGCCTACCGGGCCCGGTTCGCCGACGGCAGCACCCTGGACGTCCACACCGGCGCCGAGGCGATGGAGGCGGAGATCGAGCGCTTCGCCGGGGCGCGCGAGGCCGACGGCTACCGGCGCCTTCGCACCTGGCTGGAGAAGCTCTACCGGGTACAGATGCGGCGGTTCATCGACGCCGACTTCGACTCGCCCCTGAAACTGCTCCACCCGGACCTCGCCCGGCTGGCCGCCCTCGGCGGCTTCGGACGCCTGGACGCGCGCATCGGACGGTTCCTGAGCGACGAGCGGCTGCGGCGCGTCTTCTCCTTCCAGTCCCTGTACGCGGGCGTGGCGCCCGAACGCGCCCTGGCCGCGTACGCCGTCATCGCCTACATGGACACGGTGGCGGGCGTCCACTTCCCGCGCGGCGGCATGCACGCCCTGCCCCGGGCGATGGCCGACGCCGCCGCGGACGCCGGGGCCGAGCTGCGGTTCGGGGAGACGGTCACCCGGCTGGAACGCTCCGGGGAACGGATCACGGCCGTCGTCACCGACTCCGGCCGGATCGCCTGCGACGCCGTCGTCCTCACCCCCGACCTGCCCGTCACCTACCGGCTGCTGGGCCGCGCGCCCAGGCGCCCGGTGGGGCTGCGGTTCTCGCCCTCCGCCGTGATCCTGCACATCGGCACCGACCGCACCTGGCCCTGGCTGGCCCACCACACCCTCTCCTTCGGCACGGCGTGGCGGCGGACCTTCTCCGAACTCACCGAGACCGGCCGCCTGATGAGCGATCCGTCCCTGCTCATCACCCGCCCCACCACCACCGACCCCGGCCTCGCCCCACCCGGCCACCATCTGCACTACGTCCTCGCCCCCTGCCCGAACACCGCCCTCGGCCCCGGCGCGGCCGAGTGGCGTGAGCTGGCCCCCCGCTACCGCGACAGCCTCCTCACCGAACTCCAGCGGCGCGGCCTGGACGGCATCGCCGACGCCATCGAGGAGGAGTGCCTGGTCACCCCGGCCGACTGGCAGGCGCAGGGCCACGCGGCCGGCTCGCCCTTCTCCGCCGCCCACACCTTCGCGCAGACCGGACCGTTCAGGCCGCGCAACGTGGTGCGCGGCACGGTCAACGCGGTCCTCGCCGGCTGCGGCACCACACCCGGCGTCGGCGTGCCGACCGTGCTGCTGTCGGGCAAGCTCGCCGCGGCGCGCATCACCGGCGGTGCCCGCGCCGGGCGAGCGCGCCCCGCCGTACGGGAATCCCGGGAACGGAGGCCGGCATGA